The following proteins are encoded in a genomic region of Oncorhynchus kisutch isolate 150728-3 linkage group LG4, Okis_V2, whole genome shotgun sequence:
- the si:ch211-195b21.5 gene encoding uncharacterized protein si:ch211-195b21.5 isoform X2 codes for MFRGFHHPGELPRGPAPLGHPSHVQPPGPSYGGPFGPPPHVPMPGHLPPGSCHPFLPPGSGSEYLHRPMREHYINTPHCSSYSIDRSTVISLGGQQILPPDTQHLQMPQWPANPLESCQRDKSENLTAGEEFLRCLAANKPVPDFLKGVNLLDAGKAVKAPGVPENRGYERQRLRSKSRSPAKESRGRSKSRAKSQVRSKSRARSKSCPRSRSRTRGKSRARSKSRPRSRSRSRGKSQVRSKSKARSRSRSRGKSRVRSKSRSRSRSRSYGKSRGRVDHHSDHRDKRSPIRSCSSRISNHSSVHNDLLEGLKRVMNSKQLEDSMPSIKNAILTIQANNFSRDIQSSRAIQSNCLPCGPVLASRQEFLQASDGPKPVSRQEETDSNLLPHERVGCDFSWLQGTREVSPVQKLEEVEDEENFLYGNEDNQSKQRPATLPFAPSTSITQQSDAEISPAGPPYYQSQPLFGNHGEVLEFKMPPQPVQSSVRPEQRVQPVPDVKPAPTVKECEEFKTMLKNIGLNLCTSEISKMMVKLQQQKEGKMPEQKREEKVPSPAPVLPLPLVIGASQEPRLASPALGTAPIRQALESLQFIIKATREKRANSDPHDGNHSQRNSDKQKSKDEESQRRSRHDQMKRKETLVKELEELLKQDGSTFLIPVIGFYCQRCEEFFGDLTTAEGHAATHRRNEPSMQQHGDRRPGEDRRHPSHYIGHPLGPEWRDQGDPRDQRYRKLDEGPKGYREKIYVKEERPGSPRIKMPMVRGHTPPGLQKARGREEGRVDKGSCAASSGKYGRVKLEVVETKGKPNVEVCDKKDKDKGESSSNSDDEKDKSPKGNKKKKKKEKKKKEKKKKKKKEKG; via the exons ATGTTTCGTGGTTTTCACCATCCCGGAGAACTTCCTCGGGGCCCTGCTCCCTTAGGCCACCCATCCCATGTACAGCCACCCGGTCCCAGCTACGGAGGGCCCTTTGGCCCGCCACCCCACGTTCCAATGCCTGGACACTTACCTCCTGGATCTTGTCATCCTTTCTTACCTCCCGGATCGGGAAGTGAATACCTCCACAGGCCCATGAGGGAACATTATATCAAT ACTCCACACTGCAGCAGTTACTCCATTGACCGCAGCACAGTGATCAGTCTGGGTGGTCAACAGATTCTCCCACCAGACACACAGCATCTTCAGATGCCACAGTGGCCCGCCAATCCTTTGGAATCATGTCAAAGAGACAAGAG TGAGAACTTGACAGCTGGGGAAGAATTCCTCAGATGCCTTGCAGCTAATAAGCCAGTCCCTGACTTCCTCAAAGGAGTCAACCTGTTGGACGCAGGGAAGGCAGTCAAGGCTCCAGGTGTACCAGAAAACCGGGGTTATGAGAGGCAGAGACTCCGGAGCAAATCTCGCAGTCCAGCGAAGGAAAGCAGGGGCAGGAGTAAGAGCCGAGCAAAGAGCCAGGTAAGAAGCAAGAGCCGGGCAAGAAGCAAGAGCTGTCCGCGCAGCAGAAGTCGTACCCGAGGGAAAAGCCGGGCAAGAAGCAAAAGCCGACCACGAAGCAGGAGTCGCAGTCGTGGAAAGAGCCAGGTCAGAAGCAAGAGCAAGGCTCGTAGTAGGAGCCGGAGCCGAGGGAAAAGTCGGGTGAGAAGCAAAAGCAGATCGAGGAGTAGGAGTCGCAGCTATGGAAAGAGCCGGGGCAGAGTGGACCATCATTCCGACCACAGGGACAAAAGGAGCCCCATTCGGAGCTGTAGCAGCAGGATCAGTAATCACTCCTCCGTACACAATGACCTGCTCGAGGGCTTGAAACGGGTTATGAACAGCAAGCAACTGGAGGACAGTATGCCTTCCATCAAGAATGCCATTCTCACAATACAG GCCAATAACTTTAGCAGAGATATCCAGAGCAGCAGAGCAATCCAGAGCAACTGTCTTCCATGTGGACCAGTCTTGGCCAGCAGACAGGAATTTCTTCAAGCCTCAGATGGGCCCAAGCCAGTCAGCAGACAGGAGGAGACCGACAGCAATCTTCTCCCCCACGAGAGAGTGGGCTGTGACTTCTCCTGGCTGCAGGGCACCAGGGAGGTCTCGCCTGTTCAGAAGCTGGAGGAGGTCGAGGATGAGGAGAACTTCCTCTATGGGAATGAGGATAACCAGTCAAAACAACGCCCTGCCACTCTGCCTTTTGCACCGTCCACCTCCATTACCCAGCAGAGCGATGCAGAGATCTCCCCAGCAGGCCCACCCTACTATCAAAGCCAGCCTCTGTTCGGGAACCATGGTGAAGTCCTGGAGTTCAAGATGCCTCCTCAACCGGTCCAGTCCAGTGTGAGGCCTGAGCAGAGGGTGCAGCCTGTTCCTGATGTGAAGCCCGCCCCCACTGTGAAGGAATGTGAGGAGTTTAAGACCATGTTGAAGAACATTGGACTGAATCTGTGCACATCAGAGATCAGTAAGATGATGGTCAAGCTGCAGCAACAGAAGgaggggaagatgccagagcagaagagggaggagaaagtgCCATCACCAGCACCAGTGCTGCCTCTTCCTCTTGTAATTGGGGCATCACAGGAGCCCAGACTGGCCTCACCAGCACTCGGGACAGCACCAATACGACAAGCATTGGAGTCATTACAGTTCATTATTAAAG CAACAAGGGAGAAAAGGGCCAATAGTGATCCACATGATGGCAACCATTCCCAAAGGAATTCAGACAAACAGAAG AGCAAAGATGAGGAGAGTCAGAGGAGATCGAGACATGACCAAATGAAAAGGAAAGAAACTCTTGTGAAGGAACTGGAGGAATTGCTAAAGCAGGATG GGTCTACCTTTTTGATTCCGGTCATCGGGTTCTACTGTCAGAGGTGTGAGGAGTTCTTCGGAGACCTGACCACTGCTGAGGGCCATGCAGCAACCCACCGGCGGAATGAGCCTAGCATG CAGCAGCATGGAGACAGACGACCTGGAGAGGACCGAAGACACCCTAGCCATTACATCGGGCACCCCCTGGGTCCAGAGTGGAGGGACCAGGGAGACCCAAGAGATCAGAGGTATCGCAAACTAGACGAGGGCCCAAAGGGTTACAGGGAGAAGATCTACGTGAAAGAGGAACGCCCTGGAAGCCCCAGGATAAAGATGCCGATGGTCCGTGGGCACACCCCACCAGGTCTGCAGAaggccagggggagagaggaggggagggtggataAGGGCTCTTGTGCTGCTTCCTCTGGGAAATATGGTAGGGTCAAACTGGAGGTGGTGGAGACCAAAGGAAAGCCCAACGTGGAAGTATGTGACAAGAAGGACAAAGATAAAGGAGAAAGCAGTTCTAACAGTGATGACGAGAAAGACAAATCTCCTAAAGGCAAcaaaaagaaaaagaagaaggagaaaaagaagaaggaaaagaagaagaagaagaagaaggaaaagGGTTAG
- the si:ch211-195b21.5 gene encoding uncharacterized protein si:ch211-195b21.5 isoform X1, with the protein MFRGFHHPGELPRGPAPLGHPSHVQPPGPSYGGPFGPPPHVPMPGHLPPGSCHPFLPPGSGSEYLHRPMREHYINTPHCSSYSIDRSTVISLGGQQILPPDTQHLQMPQWPANPLESCQRDKSENLTAGEEFLRCLAANKPVPDFLKGVNLLDAGKAVKAPGVPENRGYERQRLRSKSRSPAKESRGRSKSRAKSQVRSKSRARSKSCPRSRSRTRGKSRARSKSRPRSRSRSRGKSQVRSKSKARSRSRSRGKSRVRSKSRSRSRSRSYGKSRGRVDHHSDHRDKRSPIRSCSSRISNHSSVHNDLLEGLKRVMNSKQLEDSMPSIKNAILTIQANNFSRDIQSSRAIQSNCLPCGPVLASRQEFLQASDGPKPVSRQEETDSNLLPHERVGCDFSWLQGTREVSPVQKLEEVEDEENFLYGNEDNQSKQRPATLPFAPSTSITQQSDAEISPAGPPYYQSQPLFGNHGEVLEFKMPPQPVQSSVRPEQRVQPVPDVKPAPTVKECEEFKTMLKNIGLNLCTSEISKMMVKLQQQKEGKMPEQKREEKVPSPAPVLPLPLVIGASQEPRLASPALGTAPIRQALESLQFIIKATREKRANSDPHDGNHSQRNSDKQKSKDEESQRRSRHDQMKRKETLVKELEELLKQDGSTFLIPVIGFYCQRCEEFFGDLTTAEGHAATHRRNEPSMQHGDRRPGEDRRHPSHYIGHPLGPEWRDQGDPRDQRYRKLDEGPKGYREKIYVKEERPGSPRIKMPMVRGHTPPGLQKARGREEGRVDKGSCAASSGKYGRVKLEVVETKGKPNVEVCDKKDKDKGESSSNSDDEKDKSPKGNKKKKKKEKKKKEKKKKKKKEKG; encoded by the exons ATGTTTCGTGGTTTTCACCATCCCGGAGAACTTCCTCGGGGCCCTGCTCCCTTAGGCCACCCATCCCATGTACAGCCACCCGGTCCCAGCTACGGAGGGCCCTTTGGCCCGCCACCCCACGTTCCAATGCCTGGACACTTACCTCCTGGATCTTGTCATCCTTTCTTACCTCCCGGATCGGGAAGTGAATACCTCCACAGGCCCATGAGGGAACATTATATCAAT ACTCCACACTGCAGCAGTTACTCCATTGACCGCAGCACAGTGATCAGTCTGGGTGGTCAACAGATTCTCCCACCAGACACACAGCATCTTCAGATGCCACAGTGGCCCGCCAATCCTTTGGAATCATGTCAAAGAGACAAGAG TGAGAACTTGACAGCTGGGGAAGAATTCCTCAGATGCCTTGCAGCTAATAAGCCAGTCCCTGACTTCCTCAAAGGAGTCAACCTGTTGGACGCAGGGAAGGCAGTCAAGGCTCCAGGTGTACCAGAAAACCGGGGTTATGAGAGGCAGAGACTCCGGAGCAAATCTCGCAGTCCAGCGAAGGAAAGCAGGGGCAGGAGTAAGAGCCGAGCAAAGAGCCAGGTAAGAAGCAAGAGCCGGGCAAGAAGCAAGAGCTGTCCGCGCAGCAGAAGTCGTACCCGAGGGAAAAGCCGGGCAAGAAGCAAAAGCCGACCACGAAGCAGGAGTCGCAGTCGTGGAAAGAGCCAGGTCAGAAGCAAGAGCAAGGCTCGTAGTAGGAGCCGGAGCCGAGGGAAAAGTCGGGTGAGAAGCAAAAGCAGATCGAGGAGTAGGAGTCGCAGCTATGGAAAGAGCCGGGGCAGAGTGGACCATCATTCCGACCACAGGGACAAAAGGAGCCCCATTCGGAGCTGTAGCAGCAGGATCAGTAATCACTCCTCCGTACACAATGACCTGCTCGAGGGCTTGAAACGGGTTATGAACAGCAAGCAACTGGAGGACAGTATGCCTTCCATCAAGAATGCCATTCTCACAATACAG GCCAATAACTTTAGCAGAGATATCCAGAGCAGCAGAGCAATCCAGAGCAACTGTCTTCCATGTGGACCAGTCTTGGCCAGCAGACAGGAATTTCTTCAAGCCTCAGATGGGCCCAAGCCAGTCAGCAGACAGGAGGAGACCGACAGCAATCTTCTCCCCCACGAGAGAGTGGGCTGTGACTTCTCCTGGCTGCAGGGCACCAGGGAGGTCTCGCCTGTTCAGAAGCTGGAGGAGGTCGAGGATGAGGAGAACTTCCTCTATGGGAATGAGGATAACCAGTCAAAACAACGCCCTGCCACTCTGCCTTTTGCACCGTCCACCTCCATTACCCAGCAGAGCGATGCAGAGATCTCCCCAGCAGGCCCACCCTACTATCAAAGCCAGCCTCTGTTCGGGAACCATGGTGAAGTCCTGGAGTTCAAGATGCCTCCTCAACCGGTCCAGTCCAGTGTGAGGCCTGAGCAGAGGGTGCAGCCTGTTCCTGATGTGAAGCCCGCCCCCACTGTGAAGGAATGTGAGGAGTTTAAGACCATGTTGAAGAACATTGGACTGAATCTGTGCACATCAGAGATCAGTAAGATGATGGTCAAGCTGCAGCAACAGAAGgaggggaagatgccagagcagaagagggaggagaaagtgCCATCACCAGCACCAGTGCTGCCTCTTCCTCTTGTAATTGGGGCATCACAGGAGCCCAGACTGGCCTCACCAGCACTCGGGACAGCACCAATACGACAAGCATTGGAGTCATTACAGTTCATTATTAAAG CAACAAGGGAGAAAAGGGCCAATAGTGATCCACATGATGGCAACCATTCCCAAAGGAATTCAGACAAACAGAAG AGCAAAGATGAGGAGAGTCAGAGGAGATCGAGACATGACCAAATGAAAAGGAAAGAAACTCTTGTGAAGGAACTGGAGGAATTGCTAAAGCAGGATG GGTCTACCTTTTTGATTCCGGTCATCGGGTTCTACTGTCAGAGGTGTGAGGAGTTCTTCGGAGACCTGACCACTGCTGAGGGCCATGCAGCAACCCACCGGCGGAATGAGCCTAGCATG CAGCATGGAGACAGACGACCTGGAGAGGACCGAAGACACCCTAGCCATTACATCGGGCACCCCCTGGGTCCAGAGTGGAGGGACCAGGGAGACCCAAGAGATCAGAGGTATCGCAAACTAGACGAGGGCCCAAAGGGTTACAGGGAGAAGATCTACGTGAAAGAGGAACGCCCTGGAAGCCCCAGGATAAAGATGCCGATGGTCCGTGGGCACACCCCACCAGGTCTGCAGAaggccagggggagagaggaggggagggtggataAGGGCTCTTGTGCTGCTTCCTCTGGGAAATATGGTAGGGTCAAACTGGAGGTGGTGGAGACCAAAGGAAAGCCCAACGTGGAAGTATGTGACAAGAAGGACAAAGATAAAGGAGAAAGCAGTTCTAACAGTGATGACGAGAAAGACAAATCTCCTAAAGGCAAcaaaaagaaaaagaagaaggagaaaaagaagaaggaaaagaagaagaagaagaagaaggaaaagGGTTAG